Proteins encoded within one genomic window of Natator depressus isolate rNatDep1 chromosome 1, rNatDep2.hap1, whole genome shotgun sequence:
- the LOC141984620 gene encoding cystatin-B-like: MMLGGLTETKPATPEIQEIADQVKPQLEERENKTYPVFVAIKYKTQVVAGTNYFIKVSISNSTDECVHLSVFQSLPCENKGPSLTSYETGKTKNDPLSYF, translated from the exons ATGATGCTTGGAGGCTTAACCGAGACCAAACCCGCGACTCCAGAAATCCAAGAGATTGCTGACCAG GTGAAGCCacagctggaagagagagagaacaagaccTATCCAGTCTTTGTAGCCATAAAATATAAAACGCAGGTGGTTGCTGGAACAAACTACTTCATTAAG GTCTCCATCAGCAACAGCACCGATGAGTGTGTACACTTGAGTGTGTTCCAAAGCCTGCCTTGTGAGAACAAGGGGCCCAGTCTTACCAGCTATGAGACTGGCAAAACCAAAAATGATCCACTGAGCTATTTTTAA